One part of the Vogesella sp. LIG4 genome encodes these proteins:
- a CDS encoding transporter substrate-binding domain-containing protein produces MKVPTVSAKSLALAAAIMASTFSLHVQAKDWQNVTIALEGAYEPWNLTKPDGSLGGFEPELAANLCTRMKVKCKLIAQDWDGMMAGLKVGKFDVIMDALSVTDERKKEIAFSLPYANTPGVFVAAKGGKLANIAGSGMTVKLTGNAASDKATVATLRTALKGKTIGIQAGTVYSGFIYSQFKDIATIREYKTAAEHDLDLVAGRIDVAFDDATYFISAFSKPDNKSLTFTGPKIAGPIWGEGEALGLRQADKDLKIKFDAAIKAALADGTVKRLSEKWFKLNVAP; encoded by the coding sequence ATGAAAGTACCTACCGTATCCGCAAAGAGCCTGGCGCTCGCGGCAGCCATCATGGCATCGACTTTTTCGTTGCATGTCCAAGCCAAGGATTGGCAGAACGTTACGATCGCACTTGAGGGTGCGTATGAGCCGTGGAATTTGACCAAGCCGGATGGTTCGCTGGGTGGCTTCGAGCCGGAGTTGGCCGCAAACCTGTGTACGCGCATGAAGGTCAAATGCAAGCTGATTGCCCAGGACTGGGATGGCATGATGGCCGGGCTCAAGGTCGGCAAGTTTGACGTGATCATGGATGCGCTGTCGGTGACAGACGAACGCAAGAAGGAAATCGCGTTCTCCCTGCCGTATGCCAACACTCCTGGCGTATTTGTTGCCGCCAAAGGTGGCAAGCTTGCAAATATCGCGGGTTCCGGCATGACCGTTAAGCTGACTGGCAACGCAGCGAGCGATAAAGCGACGGTAGCTACGCTGCGCACGGCGCTCAAAGGCAAGACCATCGGTATCCAGGCGGGCACCGTTTACTCCGGCTTTATCTACAGCCAATTCAAAGACATTGCCACCATTCGCGAATACAAAACCGCGGCGGAGCATGACCTCGACCTGGTGGCTGGCCGCATCGATGTCGCATTCGACGATGCGACCTACTTCATCTCGGCATTCTCCAAACCTGACAACAAGAGTCTGACCTTCACCGGCCCGAAAATCGCGGGTCCGATCTGGGGCGAGGGCGAGGCATTGGGCCTGCGCCAGGCGGATAAGGACTTGAAAATCAAGTTTGACGCTGCCATCAAGGCCGCTCTTGCGGACGGCACTGTCAAGCGCCTGAGCGAGAAGTGGTTCAAGCTCAACGTGGCACCTTAA
- the hutC gene encoding histidine utilization repressor, which yields MHPTNNKPVHAYAQIKNYVRKQIESGVWPNGSLIPSEHDLVKQFSVSRMTVHRALRELTAEQVLTRIQGAGTFVSAQKYQSTLIEIKSIAEEIKNRGDVHSSEVLILECTDDSKALAALGLPAGPAFHSRIVHYENEVPIQLEDRYVNPKLYPHYLEQNFTLITPNEYMTREAPLQRAEYVITATMPDATVRHRLRMDIGTPCLVLHRRTWAHNQVATDVTLWHPGTRYQFSGSV from the coding sequence ATGCATCCGACTAATAACAAGCCTGTGCACGCCTATGCCCAGATCAAGAACTATGTGCGCAAGCAGATAGAAAGCGGCGTCTGGCCGAACGGCAGCCTGATCCCTTCCGAACATGATCTGGTCAAACAATTCAGCGTATCGCGCATGACCGTGCATCGTGCACTGCGGGAGCTGACTGCCGAACAAGTGCTCACACGCATTCAAGGCGCAGGCACGTTCGTGTCGGCACAGAAGTACCAATCCACCTTGATCGAGATAAAAAGCATTGCCGAAGAGATTAAAAACCGCGGCGATGTGCACAGCAGTGAGGTGCTTATTCTTGAATGCACGGACGACAGCAAAGCGTTGGCCGCACTCGGCCTGCCAGCCGGCCCCGCCTTCCACTCCCGCATCGTGCATTACGAAAACGAGGTGCCAATCCAGCTGGAAGACCGCTACGTCAACCCCAAGCTGTACCCGCACTACCTTGAGCAGAATTTCACCCTGATTACGCCGAACGAATACATGACACGTGAAGCGCCATTACAGCGTGCTGAGTACGTCATCACCGCCACAATGCCGGATGCCACCGTTCGCCACCGGCTGCGCATGGATATTGGTACTCCCTGCCTGGTGCTGCATCGACGTACGTGGGCACACAACCAGGTGGCCACCGACGTGACACTATGGCACCCGGGAACCCGCTATCAGTTTTCAGGCAGCGTCTAA
- a CDS encoding ABC transporter permease — protein MSAFELLGFGPDGWGQVLLLAALMTVAVTVTALAIGSVFGSLVAWGKLSKNLPARIVGDAYTTVFRGVPELLVIYLIYFGGSTLATAVGSYFGADGFFGLPPFLAGAFAVGVISGAYQAEVYRGAFLAVSRGEIEAARAMGMPRKKLFFRIIVPQVMRFALPGLGNVWQLSLKDSALISVTGLAELLRTSQVGAGSTHHYFLFYTVGGGLYLVMTSLSNRVFDRAEARVGKSFRRAIG, from the coding sequence ATGTCGGCTTTTGAATTACTCGGTTTTGGCCCGGATGGTTGGGGGCAGGTGCTGCTGCTTGCGGCGCTGATGACGGTAGCGGTAACAGTCACTGCGCTTGCGATTGGCTCCGTGTTTGGCTCCCTGGTGGCATGGGGCAAACTGTCCAAGAATCTTCCCGCTCGAATTGTTGGCGATGCGTATACCACGGTCTTTCGTGGCGTACCGGAGCTACTGGTGATCTACCTGATCTATTTCGGCGGTTCCACGCTGGCTACGGCAGTGGGCAGCTATTTCGGTGCAGATGGTTTCTTTGGCTTGCCCCCGTTTCTGGCGGGTGCATTCGCTGTTGGCGTGATTTCCGGTGCATATCAGGCCGAGGTCTATCGCGGTGCCTTCCTGGCGGTATCGCGTGGGGAGATCGAGGCTGCACGTGCGATGGGCATGCCGCGCAAGAAACTGTTCTTTCGCATCATCGTTCCGCAAGTGATGCGTTTTGCGTTGCCTGGTCTGGGCAACGTGTGGCAACTGAGCCTGAAGGATTCGGCGTTGATCTCTGTGACCGGTTTGGCCGAGTTGTTGCGGACCAGCCAGGTAGGCGCGGGCTCCACTCACCATTATTTCCTGTTCTACACCGTCGGCGGTGGCCTGTATCTGGTCATGACCAGCTTGTCCAATCGCGTGTTCGACCGGGCTGAGGCGCGCGTAGGCAAGAGCTTCCGCCGTGCCATTGGCTAA
- a CDS encoding nitric-oxide reductase large subunit produces the protein MAAPPIPNAVVSSNGRVVFTGEQIKRGQQAWLASGGQQVGTVWGHGSYVAPDWSADWLHREAVALRDTWARQEFGKPYLNLDADKQGLLDARLRREMRKNSYDAANGRVTLSQERAQAVAQVAAHYESLYGTDKAFDTLREQYAMNANALPNAADREALASFFFWSAWSATTDRPGQSDITYTNNWPHEPLVGNTPTTANGLWSIASVVLLIAGIAAMIWYHTAHGEEEHVATPAKDPLFNVKATPSMRATKKYFYVVIGLLLTQVGMGAITAHYAVEGHSFFGMPLATVLPWVVSRTIHTQFGVLWIATAWLATGLYISPLLSGHEPKLQKLGVDVLFWALIFIVVGSTAMGWIGSLQHLGTDFSFWIGNQGLAYTSMGRVWQILLFIGLLFWLFLMGRALMPALKNKKTEGRGLIAMVFLSATCIGLFYASSLAWGQHTHYSMIEYWRWWLVHLWVEGFFEVFATAVIALIFSRLGLIRIDSANRAIVMETIVFLFGGILGTLHHLYFTGTSTAVIAVGAVFSAFEVVPLALIGLEGWHTYRKAQAAPWVATYKWSILCFVAVGVWNTLGAGVLGFSINPPISLYYVQGLNMTPAHGHAALFGVYGMLGIGLMLFCLRGLSERDDWEDKLLKPSFWMLNVGLFMMVFMSILPSGIYQAWASVSKGLWYARSPEVIHSALMQNLVWLRVPGDIVFALGVLYLARFALRLIRRRPAAVKVAQGI, from the coding sequence GTGGCCGCGCCACCTATTCCCAATGCAGTAGTAAGCAGTAATGGCCGGGTAGTGTTTACCGGCGAGCAGATCAAGCGTGGCCAGCAGGCATGGCTGGCTTCCGGCGGGCAGCAGGTAGGCACGGTGTGGGGCCACGGCAGTTATGTGGCGCCGGACTGGTCGGCCGACTGGCTGCACCGCGAAGCGGTGGCGCTGCGCGACACCTGGGCACGCCAGGAATTCGGCAAGCCCTACCTCAATCTGGATGCGGACAAGCAGGGCCTGCTGGACGCCCGCCTGCGCCGCGAAATGCGCAAGAACAGCTATGATGCCGCCAATGGCCGCGTCACGCTGAGCCAGGAACGCGCCCAGGCGGTGGCGCAGGTTGCCGCGCACTACGAAAGCCTGTACGGCACCGACAAGGCGTTCGACACCCTGCGCGAACAATACGCGATGAACGCCAACGCACTGCCGAACGCTGCCGACCGCGAAGCACTGGCCTCGTTCTTCTTCTGGTCTGCCTGGTCGGCCACCACCGACCGCCCGGGCCAGTCCGACATCACCTACACCAACAACTGGCCGCATGAGCCGCTGGTGGGCAACACCCCCACCACCGCCAACGGTCTGTGGTCGATTGCCAGCGTGGTACTGCTGATCGCGGGCATTGCCGCCATGATCTGGTATCACACCGCGCATGGCGAAGAAGAGCACGTGGCCACACCGGCCAAGGATCCGCTGTTCAACGTCAAGGCCACGCCGTCGATGCGTGCCACCAAGAAGTACTTCTACGTGGTGATCGGCCTGCTGCTGACCCAGGTAGGCATGGGCGCCATCACCGCGCACTATGCGGTGGAGGGGCACAGCTTCTTCGGCATGCCGCTGGCCACCGTGCTGCCCTGGGTGGTGAGCCGTACCATTCACACCCAGTTCGGCGTGCTGTGGATTGCCACTGCATGGCTGGCTACCGGCCTGTATATCTCGCCGCTGCTGTCCGGCCATGAGCCCAAGCTGCAGAAGCTCGGCGTGGATGTGCTGTTCTGGGCGCTGATCTTCATCGTGGTAGGCTCCACCGCCATGGGCTGGATCGGTTCGCTGCAGCATCTGGGCACCGACTTCAGCTTCTGGATCGGCAATCAGGGTCTGGCGTACACCAGCATGGGCCGCGTGTGGCAGATCCTGCTGTTCATCGGCCTGCTGTTCTGGCTGTTCCTGATGGGCCGCGCGCTGATGCCGGCACTGAAAAACAAGAAAACCGAAGGCCGTGGCCTGATCGCCATGGTGTTCCTGTCGGCCACCTGCATCGGCTTGTTCTACGCCTCGTCGCTGGCCTGGGGCCAACACACGCACTACTCGATGATCGAGTACTGGAGATGGTGGCTGGTGCACCTGTGGGTGGAAGGCTTCTTCGAAGTGTTCGCTACCGCCGTGATTGCACTGATCTTCTCGCGCCTGGGGCTGATTCGCATCGATAGCGCCAACCGCGCCATCGTGATGGAAACCATCGTGTTCCTGTTCGGCGGCATCCTGGGTACCCTGCACCACCTGTACTTCACCGGCACCTCTACCGCGGTGATCGCCGTGGGCGCCGTGTTCTCTGCCTTTGAAGTGGTACCGCTCGCGCTGATCGGTCTGGAAGGCTGGCATACCTACCGCAAGGCGCAGGCCGCACCGTGGGTAGCCACCTACAAATGGTCCATCCTGTGCTTTGTGGCCGTGGGGGTATGGAACACCCTGGGCGCCGGCGTGCTCGGCTTCTCGATCAACCCGCCGATTTCGCTGTACTACGTGCAGGGCCTGAACATGACCCCGGCCCATGGCCACGCGGCACTGTTCGGCGTGTACGGCATGCTCGGTATCGGCCTGATGCTGTTCTGCCTGCGCGGCCTGTCGGAGCGTGATGACTGGGAAGACAAGCTGCTCAAGCCCAGCTTCTGGATGCTGAACGTGGGCCTGTTCATGATGGTGTTCATGTCGATTCTGCCGTCGGGCATCTACCAGGCCTGGGCCAGCGTCAGCAAGGGTCTGTGGTATGCCCGCTCGCCGGAGGTGATCCATTCCGCCCTGATGCAGAACCTGGTGTGGCTGCGCGTACCGGGTGACATCGTGTTCGCACTCGGTGTGCTGTACCTGGCACGGTTCGCGCTGCGCCTGATCCGCCGCCGCCCGGCTGCAGTGAAGGTGGCACAGGGTATCTGA
- a CDS encoding MFS transporter yields MTKVLSAVAAILLGNAILMMGIGLFGTLVSIGLVQAGFSTLMVGLVQSAYYAGFMIGALGASALIARIGHHRAFAVFASVLCCAALGHAVFSQAWVWATLRLIAGFCMVGLFTVVESWLHAAVSNKHRGRVFSFYLITAYLAAGVGQLLLKLADPASFKLFSLIACLFALSLLPVTLTDKRAAPQEPGEAGPVAGLRLSALLQLYRQAPLGVWGGLAAGMLNSGFYAMAPVFMRGVGYSVAGVSSFMGAAMLAALCLQWPVGRLSDRIDRRRVLFGVATLATASCIAITWYRQGIWLEPMVYLYVSLTFTVYGLVTSYINDFIANDQLIAASAGLLLLFSVGGMLGPTIASLVMTTLGPVGYFVFSGGVTCVLALLTLRLLLQKIPAAANPFSA; encoded by the coding sequence ATGACCAAGGTGTTGTCCGCTGTCGCTGCGATCCTTCTCGGCAATGCGATCTTGATGATGGGCATCGGCCTGTTCGGCACGCTGGTCTCGATAGGGTTGGTGCAGGCGGGATTTTCGACACTGATGGTGGGGCTGGTGCAGTCGGCCTATTACGCCGGCTTCATGATCGGCGCCCTGGGCGCCAGCGCGCTGATTGCGCGTATTGGTCATCACCGCGCTTTTGCCGTGTTTGCTTCAGTTCTCTGTTGCGCCGCCCTCGGGCATGCGGTGTTCAGTCAGGCCTGGGTGTGGGCGACGTTGCGCCTGATTGCCGGCTTCTGCATGGTGGGCCTGTTCACCGTGGTGGAGAGCTGGCTACATGCTGCGGTCAGTAACAAGCACCGTGGGCGGGTATTCTCGTTTTATCTGATCACCGCCTATCTGGCGGCCGGGGTCGGGCAATTGCTGCTCAAGCTGGCCGATCCGGCCAGCTTCAAGCTGTTCAGCCTGATTGCCTGCCTGTTTGCCCTGTCCTTGCTGCCGGTTACCTTGACTGATAAACGGGCTGCGCCGCAAGAGCCGGGCGAGGCCGGCCCGGTAGCGGGGCTCCGCTTGTCGGCGCTGCTGCAGCTTTACCGGCAAGCCCCGCTCGGCGTGTGGGGTGGCCTGGCGGCAGGCATGCTCAACAGTGGCTTCTATGCCATGGCGCCGGTGTTCATGCGCGGTGTCGGTTACTCGGTAGCCGGGGTGTCCAGCTTCATGGGGGCGGCGATGCTGGCAGCGTTGTGCCTGCAATGGCCGGTGGGACGTCTCTCGGATCGGATCGACCGCCGCAGGGTACTGTTCGGCGTGGCGACGCTGGCTACTGCCAGTTGCATTGCCATCACCTGGTATCGGCAAGGCATCTGGCTGGAGCCGATGGTGTACCTGTACGTGAGCCTGACCTTCACTGTGTACGGTCTGGTGACTTCATACATCAATGATTTCATTGCGAACGATCAGCTCATCGCGGCGAGCGCCGGTTTGCTGCTGCTGTTCTCGGTGGGCGGCATGCTTGGGCCGACCATCGCCTCCTTGGTGATGACCACGCTGGGGCCGGTTGGTTATTTCGTGTTCAGCGGCGGCGTGACCTGCGTGCTGGCGTTGCTGACGCTTCGGTTGCTGTTGCAGAAAATACCCGCTGCGGCAAACCCCTTCAGTGCTTAG
- a CDS encoding ATP-binding cassette domain-containing protein produces the protein MTTASALEIRNLHKRFGSNEVLKGVSLTAHEGDVITILGSSGSGKSTFLRCINLLETPDEGEIIVAGEQLMLRKNRHNQLEPTDRRQVDRIRSELGMVFQSFNLFSHMTILENLIEGPVHIQKRARNECIDEAMALLEKVGIADKHNFYPAHLSGGQQQRAAIARALAMKPKVMLFDEPTSALDPERVGEVLKVMRQLAEEGRTMLVVTHEMGFARNVSNRVLFMHQGRVEADGTPDELFREHKSERFRQFISSHAHG, from the coding sequence ATGACTACTGCCTCCGCACTTGAAATCCGCAACCTGCACAAGCGCTTCGGCAGTAACGAAGTGCTCAAGGGTGTTTCCCTCACGGCACATGAAGGTGATGTGATTACCATCTTGGGTTCCAGCGGCTCGGGCAAAAGTACTTTCCTGCGCTGCATCAACCTGCTGGAGACGCCGGATGAGGGGGAAATCATTGTTGCCGGCGAGCAGCTCATGCTACGCAAGAATCGCCACAACCAGCTTGAGCCGACCGACCGTCGCCAGGTAGACAGGATTCGCTCCGAACTGGGCATGGTATTCCAGAGTTTCAACCTGTTTTCGCACATGACGATTCTGGAAAACCTGATCGAAGGCCCTGTACATATCCAGAAGCGGGCTCGTAACGAATGCATTGACGAGGCAATGGCGCTGCTGGAGAAAGTGGGGATTGCGGATAAACATAACTTCTACCCGGCGCACCTGTCCGGTGGTCAGCAGCAGCGAGCGGCAATTGCGCGGGCTTTGGCGATGAAACCAAAGGTAATGCTGTTTGATGAGCCGACCAGCGCGCTTGACCCGGAGCGGGTGGGCGAAGTGCTTAAAGTGATGCGCCAGCTGGCGGAAGAGGGAAGGACGATGCTGGTGGTGACACATGAGATGGGCTTCGCCCGCAATGTGTCGAACCGCGTCTTGTTCATGCACCAGGGTCGGGTTGAGGCTGATGGCACCCCGGACGAATTGTTCCGCGAGCACAAGTCCGAGCGTTTCCGGCAGTTCATTTCGAGCCACGCTCATGGTTGA
- the hutH gene encoding histidine ammonia-lyase — translation MVDTVIIGGAPLGRQQLAAVAAGARLELNAAAWSRIDNARAIVERIVANGERAYGITTGLGALCNVVLSPDQLARLSSNTLQSHACGVGEPLSIPLARALLTAQLQNYAHGHSGISPAVVQRLVDFLNLGITPVVPAGGSVGYLTHMAHAALPLIGLGEAWVEGERVPGGVALSRRGLEPLVLGAKDGLSLVNGTPCMTAFLAMALARAEHLAKWADVISAMSFEALKGQLAAFDAEALAVKPHPGALQVGANLRRLLADSANLSRHQGIRTQDALSIRSIPQIHGASRDQFTHIGRQVDIELASATDNPQVFGTPDDYRVVSQANPHGQSLGMAGDLLAIASAELAGVAERRIDRLVNPLVSGLPPFLLEDSGVNSGLMIVQYVAAALVAENKVLAHPMVVDNFVTSALQEDHLSLATPAVLKAHKVLDNVETVLAIEYLVAAQALHFFDAAALGQGSRAALAVIREHIPPYSEDRVVAPDITRTLGLLRDPLLLQRIETELGTSL, via the coding sequence ATGGTTGACACCGTCATCATCGGGGGGGCGCCGCTGGGTCGACAGCAGTTGGCCGCAGTGGCTGCTGGTGCACGGCTTGAGCTCAATGCGGCAGCCTGGTCCCGCATCGACAATGCCCGCGCCATTGTCGAGCGCATTGTCGCCAATGGCGAGCGAGCTTATGGCATTACCACGGGGCTGGGGGCGTTGTGCAATGTGGTGTTGTCCCCGGATCAGTTGGCCAGGTTGTCGAGCAATACGCTGCAAAGCCATGCCTGTGGCGTTGGCGAGCCGCTGTCGATTCCGCTTGCGCGTGCGCTGTTGACGGCGCAACTGCAGAACTACGCGCACGGCCATTCCGGTATTTCTCCGGCCGTGGTTCAGCGGCTAGTCGACTTTCTTAACCTCGGTATCACCCCCGTGGTACCTGCGGGCGGGTCGGTTGGCTATCTCACTCACATGGCACATGCGGCGCTGCCATTGATTGGTCTTGGTGAAGCCTGGGTAGAAGGGGAGCGTGTGCCTGGCGGCGTGGCACTTTCACGCCGCGGGCTTGAACCACTGGTGCTTGGCGCCAAGGATGGCCTGTCGCTGGTCAACGGCACGCCTTGCATGACCGCCTTTCTGGCGATGGCGCTGGCGCGTGCCGAGCACCTGGCCAAGTGGGCCGATGTGATCAGTGCCATGAGCTTTGAGGCACTCAAGGGACAGTTGGCCGCATTCGATGCCGAAGCGCTCGCGGTCAAGCCTCATCCCGGGGCGCTGCAGGTCGGTGCCAACCTGCGCCGCTTGCTGGCAGACAGTGCCAATTTGAGTCGCCACCAAGGCATACGCACACAGGATGCCCTCAGCATTCGTTCGATACCGCAAATTCACGGCGCCAGCCGCGATCAGTTCACCCATATCGGGCGACAAGTCGATATCGAGCTGGCCTCCGCTACCGACAATCCGCAAGTATTCGGCACCCCGGACGACTACCGGGTGGTTTCTCAGGCCAACCCGCACGGCCAGTCACTGGGCATGGCAGGTGATCTGCTGGCAATCGCCTCGGCAGAGTTGGCCGGGGTTGCAGAGCGGCGCATTGATCGCTTGGTCAACCCGCTGGTCAGCGGGCTGCCGCCATTCCTGCTTGAGGACAGTGGGGTCAATTCGGGGCTGATGATCGTGCAGTACGTAGCCGCTGCGCTGGTGGCCGAGAACAAGGTGCTGGCGCACCCCATGGTGGTTGACAACTTTGTCACCTCGGCGCTGCAGGAGGACCACCTGAGCCTGGCCACCCCGGCCGTGCTCAAGGCGCACAAAGTGCTCGACAACGTGGAAACCGTGCTGGCGATCGAGTACCTGGTAGCGGCGCAGGCGCTGCATTTCTTCGACGCTGCCGCGTTGGGACAAGGTAGCCGTGCCGCGCTGGCGGTAATTCGCGAGCATATCCCGCCATATAGCGAAGACCGGGTGGTCGCGCCGGATATCACCCGCACGCTCGGCTTGCTGCGTGACCCGCTGCTGTTGCAACGCATCGAGACCGAGCTTGGCACGTCGCTTTGA
- a CDS encoding ABC transporter permease gives MDFEFLFDTVAQLLEALPVTLGLFALSILLGLLLALGLTWMRFSRWYLPRQLARGYVFVFRGSPLLVQMFLVYYGVGQFDAVRDSMLWPVMRDPFNCAVISLALCTAGYTAEIFRGGVLAVPAQQLEAARAMGMSGLLLFRRLIAPVALRQALPSYSTEIVLMVKSTALASLVTVWEITGVAQRIISHSYRTMEVFLCAAAIYLLLNFLIVRVIGLIEYRLSPHLRPMPA, from the coding sequence ATGGATTTCGAATTTCTCTTTGACACGGTGGCGCAATTGCTGGAAGCGCTACCCGTTACGCTCGGCTTGTTCGCGTTATCGATTCTGCTTGGCCTGTTGCTGGCACTGGGTCTTACCTGGATGCGATTCTCGCGCTGGTATTTGCCACGGCAACTGGCGCGTGGCTACGTATTCGTGTTCCGTGGTTCGCCGTTATTGGTGCAGATGTTCCTTGTCTACTATGGCGTGGGGCAGTTTGATGCGGTGCGAGACAGCATGCTGTGGCCGGTGATGCGTGATCCGTTCAACTGCGCGGTGATTTCACTGGCCTTGTGTACTGCCGGTTATACCGCCGAGATTTTTCGTGGTGGCGTGCTGGCGGTACCGGCACAGCAGCTTGAGGCGGCGCGTGCGATGGGTATGTCCGGCCTCTTGCTATTCCGTCGGCTGATTGCCCCGGTAGCACTGCGTCAAGCGCTTCCTTCGTATTCGACCGAGATCGTGTTGATGGTCAAATCCACCGCGCTCGCCAGCCTGGTGACGGTTTGGGAGATCACCGGAGTGGCCCAGCGCATTATCTCGCACAGCTACCGCACCATGGAGGTGTTCCTGTGCGCTGCGGCGATCTACCTGCTGCTCAATTTCCTCATCGTGCGCGTGATTGGCCTGATCGAGTATCGCCTGTCCCCGCATCTGCGCCCCATGCCTGCCTAA